In Scomber scombrus chromosome 17, fScoSco1.1, whole genome shotgun sequence, the following proteins share a genomic window:
- the rhag gene encoding ammonium transporter Rh type A, translated as MPAYATNMRLKFPILALTLEIITIILYAVFTVYSDGKSHDEGDKKHNETHPDTEPLKLYPMFQDVHVMIFIGFGFLMTFLKRYGFSSVGVNLLLAAFGLQWGLLMQGIWHLEDGKIKIGIEKMINADFSTATVLISFGAVLGKTSPVQLLIMTILEITIFCVNEHLAVEVLGASDVGASMTIHAFGAYFGLAVARVLYRPGLRNGHENDGSVYHSDMFAMIGTVFLWMFWPSFNSAIADPGLPQLTAVINTYLSLAACVLSAYAISSLVEHKGKLDMVHIQNATLAGGVAVGTCADMAIGPFGAMLIGFVAGIVSTLGFKYLSPILAANLGIQDTCGVHNLHGMPGILGGLAGIVAVALGRKEGDAAMQAAALASSLGFALVGGSITGLIMKLPFWGQPPDQNCFDDSIYWEVPAEEEENEESGAHADHSKNKAEV; from the exons ATGCCTGCATACGCCACCAACATGAGGTTGAAGTTCCCCATCTTGGCCTTGACTTTGGAGATTATCACAATCATCCTGTATGCGGTCTTTACGGTCTACAGTGACGGAAAGAGTCATGATGAGGGGGACAAGAAACACAATGAGACCCACCCTGACACGGAGCCACTGAAGCTCTATCCCA TGTTCCAGGATGTTCACGTCATGATCTTCATCGGTTTCGGGTTCCTGATGACCTTCCTGAAGAGATATGGGTTCAGCAGTGTGGGTGTGAACTTACTTCTGGCCGCTTTCGGCCTGCAGTGGGGCCTCCTTATGCAGGGCATCTGGCACCTGGAGGATGGCAAGATCAAAATTGGCATCGAAAA AATGATCAATGCAGACTTCAGCACAGCTACAGTCCTGATCTCCTTTGGAGCTGTTCTGGGTAAAACTAGCCCTGTGCAGCTCCTCATCATGACTATACTGGAGATCACCATCTTCTGCGTCAATGAGCATCTGGCAGTTGAAGTCCTTGGG GCAAGTGATGTTGGAGCTTCCATGACCATCCATGCCTTTGGAGCCTACTTTGGGCTGGCTGTGGCACGAGTACTTTACAGACCGGGTTTGAGGAATGGACATGAGAATGATGGATCTGTTTATCACTCTGATATGTTTGCTATGATTG GAACCGTCTTCCTGTGGATGTTCTGGCCCAGTTTTAACTCAGCCATCGCTGATCCTGGATTGCCTCAGCTCACGGCAGTGATCAACACCTACCTCTCCCTGGCCGCCTGTGTGCTCTCTGCCTATGCCATCTCCAGCCTTGTGGAGCACAAAGGGAAACTGGACATG GTGCACATCCAGAATGCCACCTTGGCTGGTGGTGTTGCTGTGGGAACATGTGCTGACATGGCCATTGGGCCATTTGGCGCTATGTTGATTGGATTTGTGGCTGGCATCGTTTCTACCCTGGGCTTCAAGTACCTAAGT CCTATCCTGGCAGCCAACCTGGGCATCCAGGATACCTGTGGTGTCCACAATCTGCATGGCATGCCCGGCATCCTGGGAGGGTTGGCTGGTATCGTTGCTGTGGCTttgggaagaaaagaagg AGATGCTGCCATGCAAGCTGCTGCCTTGGCTTCATCCCTCGGGTTCGCTTTGGTCGGAGGTTCTATTACAG gTTTAATAATGAAGTTGCCCTTCTGGGGACAGCCTCCAGACCAGAACTGCTTTGATGACTCTATTTACTGGGAG GTTCccgcagaggaggaggagaacgaGGAGAGTGGGGCTCATGCCGATCACTCAAAGAACAAAGCAGAGGTGTAA
- the si:ch211-22i13.2 gene encoding pinin isoform X1 has product MSTKSECRVSSSTSRTDERRRSSSRGREKKKRKRSRSRSSSSSSSTSSSSSSSSSSSSSSSSSSSSSGSSHSSSRSRSSSRSRDSHSKSRKQSKKRKKEKQTKKQKGKKEKRHKRKKDKKSKGEEEENSGPVQISKYLKERKKGKYSMISGKKIKMKVKKSKKDKQRDKNRAELLEFLNSTL; this is encoded by the exons ATG TCAACAAAGTCAGAGTGCAGAGTCTCCAGTTCCACCTCCAGAACAGATGAAAGGAGGAGATCGAGCAGCAGAG GACGAGAAAAAAAGAAGCGGAAACGCAGCCGTAGCAGatcttcctcatcatcctcttccacttcatcatcgtcatcttcatcgtcgtcttcttcttcgtcgtcgtcctcctcctcttcttcgtcAGGCTCATCACACTCATCCAGCCGCAGTCGGAGTAGCTCCAGAAGTCGCG aCTCCCACAGTAAATCCAGAAAACAGtctaagaaaagaaaaaaggagaaacaaaccaaaaag cagaaaggaaagaaagagaagcgGCATAAACGTAAAAAGGACAAGAAAtcaaaaggagaagaagaagaaaattcAGGACCTGTTCAGATCTCCAAG tacttgaaggagaggaagaaaggcaAGTACAGCATGATctcaggaaagaaaataaagatgaaagtAAAGAAGTCGAAGAAAGATAAACAG CGGGACAAAAATCGAGCAGAACTTCTTGAGTTCTTGAACTCTACTCTGTGA
- the si:ch211-22i13.2 gene encoding pinin isoform X2 — protein sequence MSTKSECRVSSSTSRTDERRRSSSRGREKKKRKRSRSRSSSSSSSTSSSSSSSSSSSSSSSSSSSSSGSSHSSSRSRSSSRSRDSHSKSRKQSKKRKKEKQTKKKGKKEKRHKRKKDKKSKGEEEENSGPVQISKYLKERKKGKYSMISGKKIKMKVKKSKKDKQRDKNRAELLEFLNSTL from the exons ATG TCAACAAAGTCAGAGTGCAGAGTCTCCAGTTCCACCTCCAGAACAGATGAAAGGAGGAGATCGAGCAGCAGAG GACGAGAAAAAAAGAAGCGGAAACGCAGCCGTAGCAGatcttcctcatcatcctcttccacttcatcatcgtcatcttcatcgtcgtcttcttcttcgtcgtcgtcctcctcctcttcttcgtcAGGCTCATCACACTCATCCAGCCGCAGTCGGAGTAGCTCCAGAAGTCGCG aCTCCCACAGTAAATCCAGAAAACAGtctaagaaaagaaaaaaggagaaacaaaccaaaaag aaaggaaagaaagagaagcgGCATAAACGTAAAAAGGACAAGAAAtcaaaaggagaagaagaagaaaattcAGGACCTGTTCAGATCTCCAAG tacttgaaggagaggaagaaaggcaAGTACAGCATGATctcaggaaagaaaataaagatgaaagtAAAGAAGTCGAAGAAAGATAAACAG CGGGACAAAAATCGAGCAGAACTTCTTGAGTTCTTGAACTCTACTCTGTGA
- the rd3 gene encoding protein RD3: MASWFSWNEPYYRSPRRDPADVVTDTLMLEFSWQQKEAERQQKERENEYRRLKTGVDYSWLVSTPRSSYSISTGERLGLEDLCAKVPPSCCGLVILKFREVMQANEPEVQEVSGLFRSVLMEALDHLKEEQEAQRLARQWNNKRAMSMSLVNFRSRIKINPFGSTVGLTSAVAEGAGMSDLKTVSEDVEKGMERDERSQRVWSMPDFRYKGATSSKVV, translated from the exons ATGGCCTCCTGGTTCAGCTGGAACGAGCCTTATTACCGGAGCCCCCGGCGGGACCCGGCCGACGTGGTCACTGACACCTTGATGCTGGAGTTTAGCTGGCAGCAGAAGGAGGCGGAGAGGcagcagaaagagagggagaatgaATACCGCCGCCTCAAGACTGGAGTGGACTACAGCTGGCTGGTCAGCACGCCTCGCTCCTCTTACAGCATCAGCACTGGAGAGAGGCTCGGCTTGGAGGACCTCTGTGCCAAGGTGCCCCCGTCCTGCTGCGGGCTGGTCATACTCAA GTTTCGTGAGGTAATGCAGGCCAACGAGCCCGAGGTGCAGGAAGTGTCCGGCCTCTTCCGCTCCGTCCTCATGGAGGCTCTTGACCACctgaaggaggagcaggaggcgCAGCGGCTTGCCCGCCAGTGGAACAACAAACGTGCCATGAGCATGTCCCTCGTAAACTTTAGGTCCCGGATCAAGATCAACCCATTCGGCAGCACTGTGGGCCTGACCTCAGCGGTGGCTGAAGGGGCAGGGATGAGCGACCTCAAAACCGTGTCAGAAGATGTGGAGAAAGGGATGGAGAGGGATGAGAGGTCACAGAGGGTATGGAGCATGCCTGACTTCAGATACAAAGGAGCAACCAGCAGTAAGGTTGTCTGA